In a single window of the Salmo trutta chromosome 21, fSalTru1.1, whole genome shotgun sequence genome:
- the LOC115157350 gene encoding kidney mitochondrial carrier protein 1 produces the protein MSNLNWKPFVFGGLASVTAECGTFPIDLTKTRLQVQGQVGDSKYREIRYRGMLHAIGRICREEGISALYSGLAPAMLRQASYGTIKIGTYQSFKRLLVDRPEDETLFTNVLCGVLSGVISSSIANPTDVLKIRMQAQGSVIQGSMVGNFINIYQQEGTRGLWKGVSLTAQRAAIVVGVELPAYDLAKKHLILDCHMGDNIYTHFLSSFACGLAGALASNPIDVVRTRMMNQTYGAVTYQGTLDCLLQTSRSEGFMALYKGFFPNWLRLGPWNIIFFVTYEQLKKMEV, from the exons ATGTCTAACTTGAACTGGAAGCCTTTCGTTTTCGGCGGTCTGGCCTCCGTCACTGCAGAATGCG GTACATTTCCTATCGATTTGACCAAGACGCGGCTGCAAGTTCAAGGCCAAGTGGGCGAcagcaagtacagagagattcgaTACCGGGGAATGTTGCACGCCATCGGCAGAATATGCAGAGAGGAGGGAATAAGTGCACTTTATTCAGG tcTCGCCCCTGCAATGTTGCGCCAGGCATCCTATGGGACCATAAAGATTGGCACATACCAGAGCTTCAAAAGACTACTGGTGGACAGGCCAGAAG atGAGACGTTGTTCACCAACGTGCTATGTGGTGTTCTATCTGGAGTCATCTCCTCGTCCATCGCCAACCCCACGGATGTGCTGAag ATCCGTATGCAGGCTCAGGGCAGTGTGATCCAGGGAAGCATGGTGGGAAACTTCATCAACATCTACCAACAGGAAGGAACCAGGGGGCTGTGGAAG ggTGTGTCTCTGACAGCGCAGAGAGCAGCCATCGTAGTGGGGGTGGAGCTTCCTGCCTATGACCTCGCTAAGAAACACCTGATCCTGGATTGTCACATGGGTGACAACATTTACACACACTTCTT GTCCAGTTTTGCGTGTGGTCTGGCGGGggctctggcctctaaccccatAGACGTGGTCCGCACACGCATGATGAACCAGACATACGGCGCTGTCACCTACCAGGGAACACTGGACTGCTTACTTCAG ACGTCACGGTCTGAGGGCTTCATGGCACTCTACAAAGGCTTTTTCCCCAACTGGCTCCGTCTCGGCCCATGGAACATCATC TTCTTTGTTACCTACGAGCAACTGAAGAAGATGGAGGTCTGA